TACTTGTGTATCATGTGCATATCCAGTACCTACAGAGAAcggaacagggcatcagatccccagggactggagttGCAAGTgactgtgaactgccatgtgggtgctgagagtcaGACCTGCGTCTtcgcaagagcagctagtgctcttaaccattggacCATCTTTCCagatccacattttttttttcaatttttttttacagttttatttttgtatatttatattcatgaGAGGAGAGAGTGTGTGCCTGCCTAAGAAGACTGGGAATGAGCATTAGATCCTCGGGCTGTAGTGAGTGCACTgaaggtggttatgagctgcctagcatgggtgctgggaactaatgttggtcctctgaaagagcagcaagctctcgtaaccactgagctgtcCGTCCCTTCAGCCAAGCAACAGTgcagttgacatttttttttctttcttttctattcttttcttttttttttttagaggaaaagTGAGGCTCTTGAATTCCTTTCCTGAGGTTGTATAAGTAGGAATGAACAGAGTCCAACTCCAAACTaaagaggcaggcatggtgatgcatgcctgtaattccaggattTAGGAGGTGGGAGCccaggattgagagttcaaggccagcttggctacatgagactcttgTCGACGGTAGACAGTTAAGACTGTCCAATTCCAACTTCTGTGCTCTTCacctcttcccctcccattgGCATTCCACTGGCACCGTGGGGTAGAGTTGTGATGGCAGCATCCTTGAGCCTGGGACAGAGAAGCATGGAGACATGGGGCCAAAGGGTGCCCAGCTCACCAGAACTTCTAGGGTTCAGGAGGAGGGAGCAGCCTCATCCAGAGCAGGCCTTCTTCCCAGGGCCTCTAATGCTACTCGTCCTGCCTCCTCCATGCTGCCTCCTCCATCCTGCTGCCTTGGACCTGCCAGTTGCATGGCACCTCGGCTCTTTCCATATGTCCATCCTTCTGTCCAGAAAGCTATCCCCACCCAAGCCCATTCATCCTTCAGGCCTAAGCTTCACTGTTAGCGTTCTTGGAAAGGCCTTTCCTGGTCCCAAAGGAGGCAGTGCACAGCACCCCTAATTAAGTCATGTCTGCTGCCCTCTTTGACGAGGACAGCTCTGcatccatcttgctggccccatcACCCTAGTGCCTGGCCTAGGATAgttgctcaataaatgtttgtcttGTAAATGGCAGCCCCAGGAGGGAGACGGTGCTCAGGAGGAGCTAgaaggcaggcgggcaggcggaAGGTGGAAGTAAGGTTCTCTACCCTGTCTATTCCAAAGCCACCCTGCCACCAGCCCCTGACAGCTTAACCCTTCCCCTCCCTTGGGCGCCTTTGGAAGCGACCATCTGGCTCGGAGCCTATTTGCATTTTGTCTGGGCCTCAGCAAGCCAAGCAAGAGgtcccgggggtggggtgggggggtgcgtTTTTAGGCCAGTCTGAGTGGTCCTTGCAGCCTGAGAagggagccatgagttccacctctccccacccccaaatccagGCACAGGGACAATACCGGCTGCTGTGATACAGCAGCCTCACCATGGTAACAAGCTATCAAAAATGTGGGCGGGCTTGGAGGGGGGCAGGcaaaagagggagggagtgacCTCAGCAAATAGGAGCATCATGATAAATGAGCCAGCACTGGGCAGCAGACTCATCCCCCAGCCCACCCCCCTGGGAGTCCATGACAGTGTCATCAAGTGGATGACCCCGACATGACCACTAGCCTTCCCCTATTTCCGAACTATCTAGAGTGGATCAGAAGCACCCTCTCTTTGGAGGAAACTAGGGCTTGTCCCCAAAAGAGTCCTGGATTGTCAGATATAGCCTGTGGTCATTGGGCAAACCTCTTCCCGGTCCTTCAACACACAAACTGGCTGCTGAGGCTGGCTGAGGCTGCTGAGGCTGGCTGATGGATGTGTCAGACTCCAGTGGTTCTATCGAACAGCCGTAAGATGTATGGGCTGGCGGCTCACTAGACAGTGCCAAGATGGAGGCCAAGGGGATTCAGGGCCAAGGAAAAGCCTCTGCAACCTGAGCCTTTAGACAGAGCCCAGGCGTCCAAGTGCAGCTTGAGGGAGGCAGCACCCTTCTTCCTTGCCTAGGAGACCACATATTTGCTCTGTTTAAAGGGGATTTTAAATTGTGTGGTGACAGTTTTAGTCCATGAACACTGTCTGTTGCCCCGTGGGATGTTTGTGTCCAGCAAAAACTGCAccttccaatcccagcactcgggaggcagaggcaggcggatttctgagttcgaggacagcctggtgtacaaagtgagttccaggacagccaggggtacacagagaaaccctatcttggaaaaaacaaaacaaaactgcaccTTCCCACTTCCTGGGAAGTCTACCCAAGACTAGACCCACATATGCACTGCAGTGTGAACCTCACACTGGGAGCGGAGAAACTTCCCATGTACTAGCTGTCCTTTGTTACAGGAGCCCTTTATTTGGGCTCTAGGAAGGACTTCTTAGGCCACACTCACCTTGCTTCAGCTTAGCCTCAGAGCTTTGACACAGGCAGCAGACTGAGGACAGCCCCCCAGGCTTCCTAAGTGCCATTTGTTTCTCTGGGATCTTTCTGTCAAGTCACCCCTGAGAACAGGACCCCCAGAGCCCCAGGAGCAGCCTAAGTAAAGAAGGGGGGAGGCAATCCCAGTTCCTTACAGGCTGGTCCTCCTGCTCCTAGGAAAGGACAGGTAACCCCGGAGACCACGGCCTCCAAGTCCCACAAGCGGCAGCTCGGGGTGGTAGCAGATCAGGAGAGTCTCTCGAAGCCCAGAACCTCTTGCCTCATCAGGGTGGCCACCCCCCAGGGCTCTGCAAAAGTGATTTGTCAGGGTCTGGCTGGTGAGaagccttctcttcctctgctagAGGAAATTAACTGATGTTATCAGCTCAGCGATTGTTTTTCTCCCCTTACAAAGGGAAAGATATGCAGACCCTGCTTGTGGTGAGCAAAGCTGAGGCCTCCCCAGCTGGAcgggagagagagatgaaggtgGCAGGCTTAGATGCCCTCTACGCAGTCTCCTTGGGGTGGCATCGTTCCTGCTCTGGGCCTGAGTTCCTTTTCTAATCCTTTTTAATTATGTGGGTGTACACGTGggtatgtgtgcctgagtgcatgtgcatgccgGTCTAGAGGGGGAGAGCGGATCCCTAGATTGGAAGCATATGTGGGCTTGGGCCCCCcagtttgggtgctgggaactaaggTCTCTGACAGATCACCAGCCTCTCCTAATCAGGTTTCTGGGCCCCATGTTCCTTTGACAGTTTGTTCTGTGCCTCCCTTTCTAGGGGATATACGGAACCTCCTTGTCTGGATCAAGAAGAATTTGCTAAAAGAGCGACCAGAGCTGTTCATCCAGGGAGACAGTGTGTGagttccatcccccccccccccctggccCTGAGCAGGGCTGTCTGAGTCCACGCCCTGGGGTTCTGATTGTCTCATCCCCCGAGTCCTCTGGCCCGTAGATTGATTCTTGAACTCCTCTGAAGAGAGAGCTGTGCTCAggtctgtttctgtttgtcttaCTACCACAGTAGGCTATTTGAGGCTCTTAAACACccatatgaaacacacacacacccctttaatctcagcactcgggggggcagaggcaggcagatctctgagtttgaggtaagCATGCacgatctacagagagagtttcaggacagccaggactacataaagaagTGTGTATgtagtcttgaaaaacaaaaaccaaaccaaaccaaaaaacaacctcATATGAAAGGAACTTCATAGAATTTCCCAAAACTGTGGATTATGCTTCTCACTACCACAGACTTGATGTATGCAGGAGTTTAGCTGAGTTACCTTGCTCCCCTGGGTCTCACTTACCCTCTGTGCAGGAGATACTGAGAAAGCCATACTGCCCAAGAACTCCCTCATCCTAGTCGAGGACAGCTGTCCCATACGCCTTGTCTTAGTGACAGAAGCACTCTTCAGGAGTCTAGTGGTGGCTGCTTGAACCCTCAAAGTTGGCCAGAGTGACTGAGAAATTAAGTGCTCCATTTTAACAGAGTGTGGTGGTGCGCaccgttttatttatttttttttctttttttagatttatttattattatacataagtacactgtagctgacttcagaggcaccagaagagggtgtcagatctcataatgggtggttgtgagccaccgtgtggttgctgggatttgaattcaggacctttggaagagcagtcagtgctcttacccactgagtcatctcaccaaggcacacacctttaatcctagcacttgggaggcagaggcaggtggatttctgagttcgaggtcagcgtggtctacagagtgagttccaggacagccagggctatacagagaaaccctgtctctaaaagagAGAGAcggatagagacagagaaagagaaaaagaaaaaaagagaaagaaagaaggaggaagaacaaacacacaaaaaaaacctgtctcaagaaaacaaaacaagaaggtcAGGAGGAAGGATTGCCACAGGTTTGAAGACAATCTAAgaacatagcaagatcctgtgttaaaaattaaacacagagccgggcatggtggtacacacctttaatcccagcacttggaaggcagaggcaggtggatttctgagttttctgagttcgaggccagcctggtctacagagtgagttccaggatagccagggctacacagagaaaccctgtctcgaaaaaccaaaataaataaataaataaataaataaaaaaaaatcaaacacaggctggagagatggctcagaggttaagagcacatgctggtTCTCCAAAGAACCTGAGTGTGACTGCCAGCACACACACCAGGTAGCTCCCAGCTGCCTTAGTATGCTGTCACCTCACCTCTAGCCTCCAGCTCCTTAGGCTCTGTTGTGCCTGCACTCACCTATACACACTTATATAGAACTGAAAATTAAACACCACTCAAAACACTCCAGTTTCATTCTTTGTCACTGAAATAGGTCCATGTGGTCCGTAGGTTCGGTGTGAGGCATCCCTGAGACAAGGTCCCAGGTCACTCAGACATAGAACTTCTCCACCCATCCTAACCTGCTAGGGAAGGTCCAAGTTCCTCCTGGCAAGTCCTTTCACTTGTACACAAGTATGGCCTTCTGTGTAAAGGAGGGCCACAAGACTGTGAGATTATCTGCCTTCAGTCATGGGTCCCCTATGGCCCAGGACTGATCTCCAGTCTCCAGTTTCTGACACAGCAGTCCTGGAAGCCACCTGCAAGGACATCAGTGCTCCTGGAGAATTGCCCTTAGGGACCAGGGCTGACTCAAGTATCGGGTGCTTGGTCCTGTCCAGGAGAGGCATCCAGGAGCCCTAGAAGCCGAAATCCTTTCTTTCCAGAGCCTAGGAGAATCAGGTTAGACACCGAATAAAAGTAGGTtcccgccgggcagtggtggcacacacctttagtccaagCACTCAGAGTGGCAAGCAAGCCCTGGGCATAGCTGTGTTGTACCCTTAGTGGACCTTGTCATTGGCTCTGTCTTCACATGAAGGAAGCTGATGCTTGGAGAGCTGCACTGCCTCCCCTGAAGTCTGGGCAGGAGGTGCTGCTGACTTTTGCCCTCCAGACCAGGATTGTCTGACCTGGTTTCCTGACCATGTAGACTGTGGCTTTCACTTGTTGGGAAAGTGGAAGGGAAGGTAGCTCACAGACCGAGAGGCCTACCGTCTGCTTCCTGCTCCTCACTACCCTCTTTCCCACAGGCGGCCAGGAATCCTGGTGCTGATTAATGATGCCGACTGGGAACTGCTGGTCAGTACCTCTAGTGACACACCACCCACCACCCCAGTCTTTGCCTGCCCTGCTCCAGTAGGAAACCCTGGGCTTCTGTCTGGGCTGGGTAATCTCTGTCTCATTTatgcctcctcccacccccagatgAGCTGTTGTGTATTCTGTCtcagtgaggagggaggggaactgGGAGCTCGCCCTCCTGGAGATGTGTAGGCTCTCCATTTTCCTGgcgagggttttctttttttcctagaacATCCACTTTTCTCCTCTGTGTCCCAATACCTGGCAGTGACCTGGGCCATGTTTTGATGGTCCCCGTCCCTTTTTCCTGACCCAGGGGGAGCTGGACTACCAGCTTCAGGACCAAGACAGCATCCTCTTCATCTCCACACTGCACGGCGGCTGAGGTCTCCCCCATGGGCCCAAGCAGGGGACACAGGACAACCACAGCACCCTTCGGATCTGCTCCCAGGTCCTCAGTCCCCCTTGGCCGCCTCCTTCCCTGCTGTACCCCTGAGCTTCCTCTAGGCAGGGAAAAGAGGCCAGGTGCTAAAAATGAGCTTTTCTGGGCAAGGCACGTGAGCAGGGAGAGCGAGAGAGCAGCCGCCTGAGCCCAGCACTCCTCCCAGCAGCTGAGCTGGGGGAGGGTGCTCCTGTGCTGTGTCAGGAGTAGAGGGGGCTCTGTGCCCAGGTGACCAAGCTGCTTGGCACTCGTGTGTCTTGGTGTATCTAAGCGCTGAGTGCTTGCCTGGAAGGCACTCCAGTTCCTGAGACATCTTCATGGGGAAGATAGATGGACTGGAGTAACTGATGAGAAACTCCTCCCTTGCCAAAGATTAGAGGGGCCTccgcctcagtttccccatctggacACAGAGAGCTCTGCTTGTCCCCCACTGATGTCATTATGGAACCCCAGCTGGGGTCCCCTATTCagtgctcccctccctccttcacccAGCAGCTGCTCTCCTAGCCATTCCCCTCCTcccgctcccccaccccactcccagcccttgaccctggctggcctcccCCCCACATAGGCCACCAGATGGGCTCCTGAGATACTCTCCAGCCTGCCTACAACTCATTCTGTTGGGGGTAGAGAATGGAAGGAAGTAGCCTAACCTTAGGCAGAGGGGGGCGGGGCCTCAGCATGTGTAACTCCAGGCTTCCTGAAACGAGCGGATTTGGGTGTGCAGCCCCTAGTAGACAGAAGGCTGTGTccccctttcctctgtcccttctggAACTCTGGAGACTTCATGCCTGCAACAGCTGGCCTTGGGCAAATAAAAAGACCAGGTTGTTTACTAGCCTCGCTTCATCCTTAAAAACTGGTGGTACCCCGTAGTCTTTGGATCTATGGGTTCTAATACAGATGCTCTGTTCTGAGCCAAGGGTTCAGAGATGGCCTTCACCTGAAAGGTAAAAACATTAACTGTTCCAAAGAGAGGGTGGGTGAGTAGGACGGCCTGGGTGGGGAGGAGACCAGCCCAGACCCTAAGCCAGGAATTCTCACCAACCAGTCCAAGCTAGGCTTTGTTCTGCCAACTGCAGTCACCAGTCCCAGAAGGGGTGGCCTAAGTAAGCCTGATGAGCCTCATGACTTCCACAACCTGCAGAAAAAGCTTCATCTGACCCAAAATGTTGCTTTTCACTCCATGGCAATAAGGTGGACTTCTTTACCTTGCATAGATGAGAGTGTTTGATACTGTGGGCCAGTGATGCGGGGTGGGAAAGAGCAAACTCTCAAGGAGGGCATTTTCTGACACCTGCTTGGTGAGCTGTTCCCAGCCACTGCCCCACAACAGACCCTTGGGCTTGTGTACATAGTAGCAGCCAGTGTTGGGTCCAAGTGCAGTTGAGGGTGTGCTGAGGTCAAGCCTTGccatggttttctcttttttaaaggatCAAACTGTCCTGGTTCCTAGGCTTCAGCTACCGAACATAAGTGCTAGGATGCTTTCTGTAGCTGATGGGTGGGAGGGTGTAGGTAGGGACCTCTTGCTTTTATGGCCCCCCAGTTAATGCTGACCATTTAGGAGGATGGGCTGAGGAAACCAGCTTTCCCCATGTGGTGCCACTGCGGTTGTGCCCATTCACCCAGGTCCACTCAGGTCGTTTCTTAGTTTCTAGCAGAAAGGGGTCAGAGACAGGTGACTCACTAAGGTCCACGAGCGCCCAACAGCCCCTCCCATGCAACTCTTGCTTTTTGAGGAAATAAACAAGTCCCACTACCTccgaagcattttttttttaatgaaaaggattGATTTGTCCAAGTTCTTATTTCCAAAGCCATGGCGATTGCCCGGCTGGAGCGCATCATTCCCCAGCTTCGCGGTTTCTGGCAGCAGCGGGAGGAGGCACAGCCCATCAGTCGGTCCAGAGCAGCATGTGGGAggggttggttggctggtttgggATATGCGGGTTGATTtcgggtttgtttgtttgttttttgttgttggggggggggactggtcAGGGGACAGGTTGAAACAAATTCAAAACAAGTTAGCAAAAGAATTTTGCTGTCATATACCTTCACCCCCACTAACTGCGGTTCTGACCAAGGACCGGCCGCACGAACCACATTCGGGTCCCTCTGCTTTATACCAGCTTCGTTCCGGCCGAAATTTGAAAGCGGGGAAACCCAGAGTGATCGACTGGAGGACCCTGCCAGCCGACATGGGTCACCCGCAGAAGAGACGGAAAGAGCCGCCGAGGATGAGGATGGCGGCGCCGGTGGCAAGGACTTTTGTCCCCTCTTTGCATGCCAGTCTGGGGCCACTATGATCATTTTGGGACCTGCCGGCTGCCCAGAGGGTCTCCCAGCGTGGACCTTCTCTCTGTGGCCCCCGTCTCTGTTGAGCCCGGAGCTCAACCACAGATGTCCAGCCACAATTCTCGGTTGGCCGCAGACTCGTACAAGAATTGCGTTTGGACAATCAGTGGCGAAGCCCCTGAGTTCAGGGCCCCGGTCCCCCTCTGGGTTCTGCCTGGCTCCTTAAAAGCGCACACCAGATCTCGGGAGCTGCGTATCGGAATACCTCGCAGAAGCTCGGCAATCGCAGCCCGTCCCGCGGTAAGGTGGACAAGCCGGTGTCCAGATCCTGGCCCTGCTAGGGCATCCCCATCGCCCCCCGGCGTGTTTCCTTCCATCGCGGCCAAGGGTCCCTAGAGTAACCGGCGTTGTGTCTCTGGGCTGCCCCAGCTTGGAGGAATCTCCTGTCAGGCCCAGGGAACCCCATTCCCCTCTCTCCGCCCCCCAGGCTGGGTTCTGGAAATCCAGAAAACTGGGGCCCGAGGCCGGTAGCATCTCTTGAGCCCCGGGTCTGGGATGCTGGACTCACGGggccccctccccagcctggcCCCGCGCACGCACCGGCTCAGGcgctctctgcttccttgtgGCTGAGTCGCGGGTGGTGGTATCCCGGGCAGCGGGGAGCGCCGGGGAGCGCCGGAATGTGCCGCCGGGTCACCTGCAGCGCCCAGGGAGCCGGACTGGGAGCCGGCGTGCTGGCGAGGCGCAGGGCTGAACCCGAGCGGGCGCCTCTGGCGGCTTGGGGCCGGGGCGGGCTTTTAGTGGGCCGCTCCAACAATACGGGCCTGGCGCGGAGAAAGGGGCTCGGCTGCAATTGGTACTGGATTTGAATAACGCCACGGGGCCATCAATGGTCATTGTGTCGACGGGTAATGAATCTCCGCTGTCTCTCGGGCTGGCCAGGCAGCTGCAACCTGCGCTCAGGCAGCTCTTAAAGACATAGCATGCCCCTCCCTGGGGGCCGCTCCCCCCACTCTGCACCGGCAGGACCCTGTGCCCTCCCACCCCACTCAGCACCCTCCATTACGGTCGCCCCGCCTGCTCCCTCAGCTTGACCCCTTTGCCGGTAGCCCCCTCCCTCCAGGGCCAGGCACCCACATCTCGGTCCTGGACTCTGGACCTGAATGAGGCCACTCTGAGCTTGGCTGAGTTCCCCAAGAGTAACAAGGAGACCCCAGGATCTTTCAGGACCCAAGCTTCCTTCCAGTTACATCTTTATCTCTTGAGTCCTCCTTAAAGCTCCTTCCCATGGTGTGAGGGGGTAACAGTCTAGAAGTCAGAGGGTCACCCCCCCCCTTAGAAAGCTCATCCAAAGAATAAGGGGGGATCATATAGTCCCAACCAACAGGCTGAAGATGCAGTCTCCAGAGACCACACCCCCAAGAGGGATCTGGagactccccctcccctccccaaagaCAAGGGCTTGATTCCCAGGCTCCTGACCCTTAACTGCAGCACCCATGGATGAGAGAAGCGGTGTATGTGAAAGGCTAGGTAATCTGTTAATGCTAGTCTCCTGTGTCTTCCTTCGGATGGCCCACCCATCCAGAGGTTCAGGAACTCTGTGGAAGGTCTAATATGTACCCTAAACAGGGCTGATAGAGAAGAACGCTGTTTGCATTCATCCAGATCCCCAGCCCCAGAGATCATTCTGGGGATTGTCACCCCAGTGAGTGTCACACCCCAGCGGGGAGTGAGTGTTGgtcttcctgccctctcctccctagGCTTTCTCAAGCACACCGCCTCTGCCATGGCACAGCCCGCACTCCTGCCCTGAGATGCCCTCTTCTTATGGGCATCCCTGCCATGTGCCTAGCTGCCGTGTGGTTGCAGATTAGTTTGATTCTCCTCACTGGCACAGGAGGCGGATTGGGTGGGTCTTTGTGcctctgaacccccccccccccagttctgtGCCTTCCCTCAAACACTCATTAAATGTGTGGAGGCGTCTGCATGGCCTGTGGCTTAAAAACGAACTACGCAaactttgagtttttcttttttgtttttttgttttttgttatttgagacagggtttctctgtatagccctggttgtcctggaactcactttgtagactaggctggcctccaactcagaaatccgcctgcctctgcctcccgagtgctgggattaaaggcatgcgccaccacgcccggcttgagttTTTCTTAACAATACTACAAAACATGGATTCTGGGTTTATAAGAGCGGGATCCCTGCTAGCTAAAATCTCAAGTTCCTTGATGCTGACAGTGTGCTGTGTGCCAAGCATCAAGTACCTATAGTCTCTGGCTACTTGGGGcaactgaggcaggggaatcacttGAAACCATGTATTTCAGACCAACCTGGGCAATATAGCAAAACCCATGTAGTGAGTGATTAAGAAAGGCAGCAATTTTCTGGATTCTGGCAACAACCTTCGAAGTAGGTATGTTATcaattccattttacagataaagaaatagCCCAGTGGCTAGGAAGTGACAGAGGCAAGGTTGGAACCTAAGATTGTCCAACCTATTGCAAACTATTTTCCTAGTCTTTCATTAGGAG
The DNA window shown above is from Mus pahari chromosome 3, PAHARI_EIJ_v1.1, whole genome shotgun sequence and carries:
- the Urm1 gene encoding ubiquitin-related modifier 1 isoform X2: MAAPLCVEVEFGGGAELLFDGVKKHQVTLPGQEEPWDIRNLLVWIKKNLLKERPELFIQGDSVRPGILVLINDADWELLGELDYQLQDQDSILFISTLHGG
- the Urm1 gene encoding ubiquitin-related modifier 1 isoform X1 — encoded protein: MAAPLCVEVEFGGGAELLFDGVKKHQVTLPGQEEPWDIRNLLVWIKKNLLKERPELFIQGDSVRPGILVLINDADWELLLRSGRNLKAGKPRVIDWRTLPADMGHPQKRRKEPPRMRMAAPVARTFVPSLHASLGPL